A window of the Pedobacter frigiditerrae genome harbors these coding sequences:
- a CDS encoding NAD-dependent epimerase/dehydratase family protein, which yields MTTLLTGASGFLGKYIFAELSSFSEVITLSRNGSVINTDLTKKVPDLPELDLVIHAAGKAHVMPKNAVEKKQFFDVNLTGTNNLLKGLERSGFLPHTFVLISTVAVYGLDTGHLVDESAKLEAKDPYGQSKIQAEQLVLDWCKANNVIVSILRLPLLVGENPPGNLGAMINGIKHGYYFNIAGGKAKKSMVFASDVAKLIPMVAEIGGVYNVTDGYHPSFFEIAEVIAKQLDKKKPLNIPLWLARTVAIFGNLIGNKAPINSHKLNKITSELTFDDRKIRSVVNWKPHSVATNFKVK from the coding sequence ATGACAACACTATTAACAGGCGCTTCTGGGTTTCTAGGAAAATATATCTTTGCTGAACTTTCTAGCTTTAGCGAGGTCATTACACTTTCTAGAAACGGATCAGTTATAAATACAGATTTGACGAAGAAAGTACCTGACTTGCCCGAGCTTGATTTAGTAATACACGCTGCAGGCAAAGCACACGTTATGCCAAAAAATGCTGTCGAGAAAAAGCAATTTTTTGATGTTAACCTAACTGGCACTAATAATTTGTTAAAAGGATTAGAAAGGTCTGGCTTCTTGCCGCATACATTTGTATTGATAAGTACCGTAGCCGTTTATGGGCTTGATACTGGACATTTGGTAGATGAAAGTGCTAAGCTGGAAGCTAAGGATCCGTATGGACAAAGTAAGATACAAGCAGAGCAATTGGTATTAGATTGGTGTAAGGCGAATAATGTTATAGTTAGTATATTAAGGCTACCTCTTTTAGTAGGTGAAAATCCGCCGGGTAATTTAGGTGCGATGATAAATGGGATTAAGCACGGTTATTATTTTAATATTGCTGGTGGCAAAGCAAAAAAGAGTATGGTATTTGCTTCAGATGTTGCCAAACTGATTCCAATGGTGGCTGAAATAGGTGGGGTGTATAACGTTACTGATGGATATCACCCATCATTCTTTGAGATCGCCGAAGTTATAGCAAAGCAATTAGATAAAAAAAAGCCGCTTAACATTCCTTTGTGGCTAGCAAGAACTGTTGCAATCTTTGGCAATCTAATCGGGAATAAAGCACCTATAAATAGCCATAAGTTAAACAAAATCACATCTGAATTAACCTTTGATGATAGAAAAATCAGAAGTGTTGTAAACTGGAAACCTCATTCAGTAGCTACCAACTTTAAAGTCAAATAA